CCACGATACGGCCGGTGGCGTCGATGACGCGCGTAGCACTCCCCTGAACATTCCCCATGGCCACGATTTTTCCGCCACGGATGCCAATGTTCCCTCGATATGCCGGCATCCGCAGGCCATCGATGATCGTGCCGTTTTTAATTAAGAGATCGTACTCAGCCATGAGAACCCTCCTTATCGCTCTGACGAGCGGGTTAGTGATTACGACAACCTGTTCCCAGGTCCAACCGGAAGCCATCAGCCGTCAGCGATCAGCACTCAGCCAGGCAAAGGACAAAGGTCTGGTCCGACGCCCGAACTTTCTGGTTTGGCTGAAAGCTGATGGCTAATAGCTGACAGCTTGTTCTCGTCCCGCCCTCCAACCGATCCCCATCGGCCATTCCCTTCGGCGGGACGTTTCTTGACCTCTACCACACGGCCATCCCATTTGACAGAGAGACGGCGAAATTTCTTGTTACCCGCGCGGGCAGTGCCGGGAACGACTACTTTACAATCTGGTCCCCCTTGGCCAGAATGCAAAGCTATGGCGAAAAAACGAACGGCTAGTGGAAAGGGGGCCGCTCTTCTTGAGGAACTCAAAGCAGTGGCGAAGCAACTGGGCATTCGCGTGCGTGAAGAAAAACTCCTCAGAGAAGTGGGCTATCGGGTGCGGGGTGGTGGATGCCGGGTACATGATCAAAACATGGTGTTCCTGGATCGCGATCAACCGCCATCGGAACGTATCGAAATTCTTCTTGACGAACTCGGGCAACATCCCGTGGATACAACGCAACTGTCCCCGGCGGCGCGCCGCCTGCTGAGCGGAGGAACACGTGAGCAACCGCCTGGAAATCTTCCGGCAGTGGATTAAAGAACAGGGCTTGAAGGCGACCTCGCAACGCGAGGATATCGCGCAAGTCTTTCTGGCCGCGAATCGCCACATCAGCGTGGAGGAGCTGTACAGCGAGGTGCGGCATGTGAATCCCCGCGTCGGTTATGCCACGGTGTACCGCACGATGAAGCTGTTGATCGAATGCGGACTCGCGGTGGAACGTCACTTCGCCGATGGACAGGCGCGGTTCGAGAAGGTCGAGGAGGAGCGCCACCATGACCACATCATCTGCGAGCGCTGCGGTCGCATCATCGAGTTTGTCGATCCGCAGATCGAGCAAATGCAAGCCAAGGTGGCGCGGCAATACGGGTTCCTGGCCACTGACCACAAGATGGAAATCTACGGCATCTGTCAGGAATGCCGCGAGGGACGAGAGTCTCGTCAAACGGCCAGTTGAAACAGGGCTTCTGTATTCCTCTTAGTCGCTTCGACAACCTCTGCCAGACCGAGCCCTCGGACCTCGGCGATGGCTTGCGCCACCTGCGCGACATACGCAGGCTCGTTCCGTTTCCCGCGATACGGGACCGGGGCAAGCAAAGGACAGTCGGTTTCGACTAAAAGGCAATCCAGCGGCACGACTTTCGCCACGGCGCGTAAGGCATGAGCGCTTTTGAAGGTGACGATGCCGCTGAAGGAAAGATACAGCCCAAGCGCGAGCAGTTCACGAGCTTCGTCCGCGCTGCCGGTGAAGCAGTGCATAACGCCGCGCACCCTCCCGCCACCCTCTTCACGCAACGTGGCCGCTGCTTCCGTGTAAGCGTCGCGCACATGCATCGACAGCGGCAGCTCCAGCTCGCACGCCAGCCGGATGAACCGGCGAAAATGCGCACGTTGGTCTTCTCTGGGTGAGTTATCGTAGTAGAAGTCGAGCCCGGTTTCGCCCAGGCCAACGACCTTGGGATGCTGGGCGAGTTGGCGCAACTGCGCGTAGGTCTCCTCGGTAATGGTCTTGGCATCGTGAGGATGCACGCCAACGACGGCAAAAATAGACGGATGAGCTTGAGCCAAAGCCACAGCTTTTTCGTTATGGGAAAAATCGCCGTTGGCACCGATGACGATGAAGCGTCCCACGCCGGCGGCATGAGCACGCGCGAGGACTGCCTCCAGGTCTTCGTCGAAGAGGCGGTCAGTCAGATGACAGTGCGAATCGATGAGCATAGGCACCCTACTACTTCGTCCACCGGAATAAGAAGGGTGTCATTCCGAGCCGAAATGCCATGGAGGCGAGGAATCTCGTGTTGTCTCTGCCAGCTTGAGATTCCTCGTCGCGGAGTTTACCCCGAGCGAAGTCGAGGGGCCTTTCGCAATGACAGCCTTCAGGATCACCCAGGCGGATAATTACGTCAGTCGCGGGAACAGCGGTTGCGGTTTCTGGACGAGATGCCCTGGTGCGAAAGCCTTGCCCCAAGGCAGGTCATACGCGCGTTTGAGTTCGGCTGGAAACGCTAGGGAGGCGAAAATTTTCTCACAGGTGTCCGGCAAGAACGGCGTCAGCAGTTGGGCGGAGACGCGCAGGGCTTCCAGCAAGTTATGGAGAATAGCGCCGACGCGGGGCAGCGAGGCCGGATCTTTCGCCAAGGTGAAGGGCGCGGTCTCGGTAATGTACTTGTTCGCTTGATCCGTGGCGCGGAACACCGCCTCTAGCGCCCGACTGAGCGACAGATTGGCCACGTGCTGTGCGACCTCGGTCGCGGCTTGAGCGAAGGCCGCCGCCAGCCGTTGGTCGATCTCCGGCGCGGGATCGTTTAGCGGTTGAACCACGCCGTTGAAGTACCGATCCTGCATCGCCAGCGACCGGCTCACCAGATTACCGATATTATTGGCCAACTCGGCGTTGTAGTGGGCATGAAGACTGTCCTCGCGGAAATCTGCGTCTTGGCCGAAGACACTCTCGCGCAAGAGGAAATAACGAAACGCATCGAGCCCAATTTTAGCTTTCATGTCCAAGGGCGAAATCACATTGCCCAGGCTTTTGGACATCTTCTGCCCTTCCACTGTCCAGAAGCCGTGCACGTTCAAATGCCGATACAATGGCACCCCCATCGCCATCAGCATGGTCGGCCAGAACACGCCGTGCGGCTTGAGAATGTCTTTTCCGATAAAGTGTTCAGCCTCGGGCCAGAATCGCTCGAACACGTCCTCGCCTTTGTATTTCAAGGCGCTGATGTAATTCAGCAGCGCATCGAACCAAACATAAGTGACGTAGCGGGAATCGAAGGGCATCTCGATGCCCCAGGTCAGGCGCGTCTTGGGACGGGAAATCGACAGGTCGCCGATCGGCTCGCGCAGCATGGCCACGACTTCATTCCGAAAACCCTCCGGGCGGATGAAGTCGGGATGAGCTTCAAGATGCCGAATCAAGCGCTCCTGATACTTGCTCATGCGAAAGAAGTAGGTTTCTTCTTCGATCTGTTTCGGTTCGGTCAGATGGTCGGGACATTTGCCGTCGCGGAGTTCTTTGGTCGTGTAAAAGCGCTCGCAGCCGAAGCAGTACAAGCCCTGATAGCCGCCAAAGTAGATGTCGTCAGTGTCGTACAAACGTGCGAGCACTTCCTGGACATAACGGATGTGGTGCTCATCCGTGGTGCGGATGAAGTGATCGTAGGTAATGTCGCATTCATCCCACGCGGCACGAAACGAGGCGCTGACTTGGTCCGTCAATGCTTTAGGCGACAGCCCGGCAGCGGCGGCGGCTTTTTCGATCTTGTCGCCGTGCTCGTCGGTGCCGGTGAGAAAAAACGTGTCCCAACCGCGCGCCCGATAGTAGCGGGCCAAGGTGTCGGTAATCAGCATGGTGTAGGCGCTGCCCAGATGCGGGTCGCCGTTCACGTAGTAGATAGGGGTGGTGATATAAATCCGTGGCATATGTCCTCGAAGAGGTCTCAAACAGTTTACGGGAGTTGAACCTTGCACTAACAAATCAGGGGGCCACGGACGAAGAGGGGTTGTCATTCCGAGCCGCAATGCAATGGAGGCGAGGAATCTCGTGCTGGTCCTGCTCTCGTGAGATTCTTCGTCGCTGCGCTCCTCAGAATGACATTCCTCAGCCTCACAAGCATCATATGGACAAACTACTAGTCGCCCGTGGCACTCGCTCCTTCCCTTACTCCCGAGCAAGTTGTAACAGCAGGTCCTCGACCGCGAGTTGCCGGTTGGCATTGCGACCGAGGGCTTGGATCGTATCATAGACGAGGGTGAGTTGTCGTAGTGCTCCCTCGACACCCAGTGCGGCGGCACGCTGAGACATGACGGCGGCGTTTTCCTGGTGACGCACGATCCCCTCCTGCCCCAACACGGCGCACCGCAGGACTTCTTCGTACCAGGACAACGCGAGTTCCAGGCGATTGCCGGTCGGGCGTTCCTCACCAGCTTCTGTCTGAGCTTTGGACTTCTTCACACGGTCGGCAATCAACCATTCCGCAAACCGTGACAGATCGGAGAATGACGCACCGGGCAGCTTGTGCAGTTCTTCCTCGACGTATTTGCGCTCTTCGGTGAACAATTCCGGATCGAGTGTCAAAGCGCGTCCCAAACTGCCACGACTGTGAAGCGCCAGGACGTGGGCAGTGGCGGCATCTTTGCCGTAATCCTGGAGCAACTGTGCTTCGACCACCTCGGAAGAAAGCGGGGAAAACCGCACTTGTTGGCAGCGGGACAATAAGGGGCGAGACAGGGTCGCGGCATTGACCGTGAGCAGAATCAACAACGCATCCCCTGGCGGCTCCTCCATCAGTTTGAGCAGAGCGCTCTGCGCCTGGGCCGTAAGCAGATGGGCATCGTCAAGCACGGCGACCTTCTTTCCGCCCGAGATAGGTTTCAAACTCAGCATCCGTTGCAGATGACGCACTTGATCGATGACAACGGATTGTTTGCCGGCCTCGGGCGCCACTAGCACAATGTCGGGATGCGTTCCCGCCGCGACCGAGGCACACGCAGCGCAGGCACCGCACCCTTCCTGGGGTCGTTCCCGGCACAACATCGCTTGGGTTAACGCCATCGCGGTGGTTTTCTTCCCGACGCCCGTCGGACCGATAAAGAGATAAGCGTGCGCCAGGCGATCGCTCGCCAGCGCTTTGCGCAGCGTCGCGAGTGCTTGGTCTTGGCCGTGAATAGTGTCGAACAGCATGGGTGCGTATTACGTAGTGCGTGGTCCGTGGTCCGCCAATCGCGTTAAGACGAGGGCGAGGATCTCCTGGCTGATCTCTTCCAGTGGGCGCAGCGAATCGATCACTCGGACGCGGCTCGGTTCCGTGTGAGCAACTGATAAAAACCCCTGTCGTACCCGTTCGTGGAAGGCGGCGGATTCCGCCTCGAAGTGGTCCACGGTCTCAGTCGTTCCTCGGCGTTTGCCCGCGCGCCGCAGTCCTTCTTCAACCGAAAGATCCAAAAGAAAAGTGAGATCCGGTTTATAGCCTCCACAAGCGAAGTCATTCAAGCGCAGCAACAGATCATGCTCAATGCCACGGCCATGGCCTTGGTAGGCAAGGGTAGAATCCGCGAAACGGTCGGAGATCACCACTTTCCCAGCCCGCAGTCCCGACGCGACCACTTCTTCGACATGCTGAGCGCGATCCGCTAGCATCAGCAGCAGTTCCGCACTTTTGGCGAGAGGGGCATCTGTCGAGTGCAGCAAGATTTGCCGCAACGTCTGCCCCGTTGCCGTGCCCCCCGGCTCGCGCGTGGCGACGACGTCGTAACCACGTTCCAGCAGGGACTGCGCCAGCGCGGCCACATGCGTACTTTTTCCGCAGCCTTCGATTCCCTCGAAAGTAATGAAGAATCCAGTCATGGGTCGCCTATCTTACCGAGGTCTACGCACGACGGAAAGGGAGAAGCTGCCGCCTCTTGTCCTCTTCCCAGGGACGGGCTATCAAATGAACATCTCTTGCAAAGCGAGATTGGAATATGAACAGCCGCATTGTCATCGACCCGGCCATCCAACACGGGAAACCCGTCATTCGCGGGACTCGCGTGCCGGTCGTCCGCATCCTCGGAGGTTTGGCCGGAGGCATGCGTATCGACGAAATCGTTCAAGAATACGCTGTGACTGAAGAGGACATTCGCGCCGCATTGGCTTACGCCGGGCCGCGTAGGCCGGAATGAGTGGAGCGTTTCCGGCACGCGCCTGCCGGGAACGGTCTGCGGCCTTATCCTGGCTTGCTCCTCATTTCTGCCCTCTCGACCGGTCCTTTTTGCCCTCTCGACCCATCACCCTCCGTCATCGCGACCTTTTCCCTTTTGTCATCGCGACCTTTTCCCTTTTGTCATCGCGACCGCAGGGAGAGATCTCAAACCACCCCTCGCTCAAGTCCTTCCACTTAGGATTGACGGCACCTACGAGAGTATTCTTCTTTTCTCGACGCCACTTCTTGATTTCTTTTTCTCTCGCTAGCGCGGCGTACACATCGTTCGTTTCCTCGAAGTACACCAGCTTGTTGACGTTATATTTCTCCGTAAAACCCGGCACTATTTTCGCCTTATGCTCATAAACCCGCCGTTCAAGATTGTTAGTTACCCCCACATACACAACCTTGTTATTCTTGTTCGTCAACAGGTAAACGTAGTACCGATGCTCTCTGGACATGAGATTTCTCCCTGCGGTCGAAATGACAGAAAGATAGGCAAAATGATAGGGACGGAGATAAAATGACAGGAGTCGGTTCGGGTGCTTCTGATGGCTGTCATTCCGAGAAGCGCAGCGACGAGGAATCTCGAGCGGGTTCTGCCGATGCACTCTGAGCAGGAGATTTCTCCCTGCGGTCGAAATGACAAAAAGACGAGCGAAACGACAGAAAGACGAGCGAAAGGACAGGTGGCCGTACTATGGCGACCTCCGCTGAAAGCGTGTCCGGCACGGGCATGGCGGGAACTGCACCCTCGGCTCTCCGACAGCTTGACCAACCGAACCCATCAACGCTATGCACACAGGGAGAAGAGGGGACGCATGAATATGCTGCCGCAACTGACTAATCTCTCCGAGCCCATGAAAGACTATCTGATCGGTGCGGCGGGCGAAGGGAGGCTCCATGCGTACTCGATTAACATTGTCTCCACACCAAGGTGGTGCTAGGTAGTTACACAAGGAATCCTCCAGAATCCGCGACGCATGCAAGAAGAATGAGGCGCAACTCGATTTGGTGGAACTCGGGCTACAAAGACCGACTGCGGTCGTCAAAGACGCGAATGGAACCGTCATTGGGAATTATGTTCCTCCAACTTTTGGTCAAGATATCGTGCTTATGAACCTAAACGGTTCCTTATTGCTCGCGAACGTGAGCGACCTCGGTTTCTCGGGTTATGTCGATGCTGTTTATGAGAGCAAC
The DNA window shown above is from Deltaproteobacteria bacterium and carries:
- a CDS encoding transcriptional repressor, whose protein sequence is MSNRLEIFRQWIKEQGLKATSQREDIAQVFLAANRHISVEELYSEVRHVNPRVGYATVYRTMKLLIECGLAVERHFADGQARFEKVEEERHHDHIICERCGRIIEFVDPQIEQMQAKVARQYGFLATDHKMEIYGICQECREGRESRQTAS
- a CDS encoding TatD family hydrolase, translated to MLIDSHCHLTDRLFDEDLEAVLARAHAAGVGRFIVIGANGDFSHNEKAVALAQAHPSIFAVVGVHPHDAKTITEETYAQLRQLAQHPKVVGLGETGLDFYYDNSPREDQRAHFRRFIRLACELELPLSMHVRDAYTEAAATLREEGGGRVRGVMHCFTGSADEARELLALGLYLSFSGIVTFKSAHALRAVAKVVPLDCLLVETDCPLLAPVPYRGKRNEPAYVAQVAQAIAEVRGLGLAEVVEATKRNTEALFQLAV
- the metG gene encoding methionine--tRNA ligase, producing the protein MPRIYITTPIYYVNGDPHLGSAYTMLITDTLARYYRARGWDTFFLTGTDEHGDKIEKAAAAAGLSPKALTDQVSASFRAAWDECDITYDHFIRTTDEHHIRYVQEVLARLYDTDDIYFGGYQGLYCFGCERFYTTKELRDGKCPDHLTEPKQIEEETYFFRMSKYQERLIRHLEAHPDFIRPEGFRNEVVAMLREPIGDLSISRPKTRLTWGIEMPFDSRYVTYVWFDALLNYISALKYKGEDVFERFWPEAEHFIGKDILKPHGVFWPTMLMAMGVPLYRHLNVHGFWTVEGQKMSKSLGNVISPLDMKAKIGLDAFRYFLLRESVFGQDADFREDSLHAHYNAELANNIGNLVSRSLAMQDRYFNGVVQPLNDPAPEIDQRLAAAFAQAATEVAQHVANLSLSRALEAVFRATDQANKYITETAPFTLAKDPASLPRVGAILHNLLEALRVSAQLLTPFLPDTCEKIFASLAFPAELKRAYDLPWGKAFAPGHLVQKPQPLFPRLT
- a CDS encoding AAA family ATPase, with the protein product MLFDTIHGQDQALATLRKALASDRLAHAYLFIGPTGVGKKTTAMALTQAMLCRERPQEGCGACAACASVAAGTHPDIVLVAPEAGKQSVVIDQVRHLQRMLSLKPISGGKKVAVLDDAHLLTAQAQSALLKLMEEPPGDALLILLTVNAATLSRPLLSRCQQVRFSPLSSEVVEAQLLQDYGKDAATAHVLALHSRGSLGRALTLDPELFTEERKYVEEELHKLPGASFSDLSRFAEWLIADRVKKSKAQTEAGEERPTGNRLELALSWYEEVLRCAVLGQEGIVRHQENAAVMSQRAAALGVEGALRQLTLVYDTIQALGRNANRQLAVEDLLLQLARE
- a CDS encoding dTMP kinase, yielding MTGFFITFEGIEGCGKSTHVAALAQSLLERGYDVVATREPGGTATGQTLRQILLHSTDAPLAKSAELLLMLADRAQHVEEVVASGLRAGKVVISDRFADSTLAYQGHGRGIEHDLLLRLNDFACGGYKPDLTFLLDLSVEEGLRRAGKRRGTTETVDHFEAESAAFHERVRQGFLSVAHTEPSRVRVIDSLRPLEEISQEILALVLTRLADHGPRTT
- a CDS encoding DUF433 domain-containing protein, which gives rise to MNSRIVIDPAIQHGKPVIRGTRVPVVRILGGLAGGMRIDEIVQEYAVTEEDIRAALAYAGPRRPE
- a CDS encoding GIY-YIG nuclease family protein, which produces MSREHRYYVYLLTNKNNKVVYVGVTNNLERRVYEHKAKIVPGFTEKYNVNKLVYFEETNDVYAALAREKEIKKWRREKKNTLVGAVNPKWKDLSEGWFEISPCGRDDKREKVAMTKGKRSR